Below is a window of Herminiimonas arsenicoxydans DNA.
ACTGACGCCCATGGCACCGCCCAGCTGCCGCGCAAAATTGAGCGCGCTTACTCCCTGTGCGATCAGCTTGATGTCCAGCCCCCGCATGGCGCCCAGGCTGAGCGCCGGTAACACAAAACCCAGACCGATACGCCCGATGACGGCCCATGCCATCAACAGCAGATAACTGGTCGCAGATGAACCATTGGCCATCAGGACAAAGGACGCCGTGAGCAAACCCAGCCCGATCACAACCAGCACATTTGGTGGATAACGGTCTGCCAGCCGCCCGGCCAGCGGGATCGTCAGCGCCAGCACGATCCCTGCGGGCAACAGCACCAGGCCAGCTTGCGATGGCGCGTAATGCAGCGCTACTTGCAGATAGACGGGCAGCAGATAGGTAGAGCCGAACAGGCCCATGCCGTAAATGAAAGCCACCAGTGCACCCATCGCAAATTGCCGATAGCCGAACAACGCCATGTTCACCAGCGGCTCGTGTCGGGTGCGCAACTGATAGACAATAAAAGCAGTGAAACTGCCCACTCCCAGCAGCAGAAGCAGCAAGGCCTGCTGCAGGTCTGCACGCAATTCCACCAGACCGTTCAGCAGGCTGATGATACTGATGCCGATTAGCAGCAAGCCTTTCCAGTCCAGCGGTTTGGCATGTTCCAGAATCTGGCTGTACAGCGGCAGAAAGCGCCGGATCATGTAAAACACCAGCAGGCAGGGCGGCACCACCACGAAGAAAATCGAACGCCAGCCAAACAATTCCACCAGAAAACCGCCGACACTCGGTCCTATTGCCGGTGTCAGCACCACACCGAAACCGAAAATTCCCATCGCCTTGCCCTGCTCTTCGGCAGCAAACGCGCGCAAGATCACGATCGCCGGTATCGGCTGCATCACGCCAGCCGCCAGGCCTTCTAGCACGCGCATCGATAAAAGCATAGGGTAATTCACACTGAAGCCGCCGACCACGCCGCCCAGCAACAACAGGCTGACGGCGCCGGTATAAGTGCGGCGCAGACCGAAGCGCTGCAATAGCCATGGCGTGGTCAGCATGGACAGCGTCATCGCCAGCATGAAACTGGTGGAAACCCATTGCGCCCGCTCCTGCCCCAGCGTGAAGTAGTGACTTAAATCGGGAATCGCGACGTTGACGATGGTCGCGGACAGAGTCGCGGCAATATTGCCTATCATGCAGGTCAGCAGGACCAGCCATTTGTAGCGCTCGCCGTAGCGCGTGCGCAGAACTTCCAGGGTCATTGTTGACATGGCGAATGAATCCAGACTGGTAGGGATTCAGTATAAGTGCATCCGCCTGTCATTTATTGGAAGAAACCCATTCCCGGGATGGATTGCTGCCTGCAGCTTCTTCGGCACTGCGGCCAGGACTCCAAAGTCAATAAAAAAAAGCCGGAGTATCTCCGGCTTTTTTACATCTGACGTGCTGTAGAACAAGGATGCGAAATCAGCTTTCCTCGCCCGAAGCATTTTCTTCCGGCGGAGGATCAATTTTGGTAATCAACAAGCGATCAATGCGATTGCGATCCATGTCGACCACCTCGATCCGGTAACCTTCCCATTCAAAAGAATCCGACATTTGCGGGATATGGCCAAGGAAGGTCATCACGAAACCTGCCAGCGTGTGGTACGTGCCGGACGCTTCTTCCGGGAAGCGCACATCGGTTTCCAGCAATTCGCGGAAACGGTCGAACGATACGCCGCCATCGATCAGCCATGAACCGTCGTCGCGGCGCACGCCATCGACTTCATGATGTTCATCGATCACCGAGACGTCGCCGACCAGCGCGCCCAGCACGTCGCTGAGCGTCACTATGCCTTCGATTTCACCGTACTCATCGATCACCAGCGCCAGTTCAGCCCGGTTTTTCTTCAGTGTTTCCAGCAGTTGCATCGCACTGATGGTTTCCGGCACAAACAGCGGCGGCCTGGTTGCCCCTTCGATATCCAGCGAGGTGATGGTCTTGCCGCGTATCATCTGTTCAAACAGGCTGCCCGCATGGACGATCCCGATGATGTGCGAAATATTGCCGCGACAGACAGGGAAACGGTTGTACGAGCTATCGGCAATCTTGGCCAGATTGGTTTCTATCGTATCTTCCAGATCGATGAAATGCACATCCAGTCGCGGCGTCATCAAGGCAGCCACGCGCTGATCATCCAGACGCAGGGCGCGTGACACGATATCGTGCTCGGTTTTTTCAAACAGGCCGGCATCGGTGCCTTCGCGGATCAGGCCGGCGATTTCTTCCTCAGTCACCGCATCGTCTTTCTTGTGATGCATGCCGAGTATGCGCAGGATGAATTCCGTGGTGCCGGTCAGGATCTTGACGAAAGGCCCCATCAGGCGCGACAGCCACAACATCGGCGCAGCCACCACAGAGGCCACCACTTCCGGATATTGCATCGCGATGCGTTTAGGCACCAGTTCACCCAGAATCAGCGAGCCGAAGGTAATGCCGACCACGACGATGCCGAGCGCGATTTCGCGCGCATACATGGACAAGACTGGGATCAGGGCGATTTCCGGCGTCAGGCGTTCGACCAGCGATGCTTCACCGAATGCACCGTTGAAAATGCCTATCAGTGTGATGCCGACCTGGATGGTAGAGAGAAAACGGCTGGGGCTTTCAGATAGATCGAGTGCGGCCTTGGCGCCGCGGCTGCCGTTTTCTGCTAATTTTTGGAGACGAATGCGTTTGGAGGTTACGATCGCAATTTCGGACATGGCAAAAACGCCATTGACCAGGATCAAACCCAGGATAATTAATATGTCCACTACTAAGGGAACCCGCGGTTACACCCGCCAGCCCTACTGTTAATAAGTCGTGAATCATAACATTAGCACGGGTCGCCACGCGAAAATGGCGGAATTTTTAGCTAACGGCAGGGATTTTCGGCCAAATCAGCAAAACGCACAGGTGCGCTTGACCACTTCGGCAATCAGGAAGGCGAGCGCCGACCACAGCACGGTCGAGCCGAAGGGCAGAACGAAAATACGGTCGAGAAGTTTGAACTGGACGTCGCCTATGATGCGGCCCACGCCCACTTTTACGAGTATCCACGGCAGCAGCGCGTAAAAAACGGTCAGCCCGAGGAAAATTACTGCGACCCAGCGAATCATTACGACTCCTCCGCAGAGTGAAAAAAATTGTTTCCCGCTATGTTCACAGCAGGTGCGCCAGCAAAAAAACCAGCATCGACAACAGCACCGTCGAAGCAAACGGCAGAAAGATCTTCCTGCCGAACAGGGTAAAACGTATATCGCCCGGCAATTTGCCGACACCGAATTTTTCCAGCCATGGCAGGGCGGCGGAAAACACGATCACGGCAAGAAAGATAACAAGAAACCAGCGCAACATGGGCAGCTTTCAAGATGCTGTTACAGCCGCAACACGTGCCGGCACCTTACATTTTAAAGTCGGTGACTTTGATCCATGCGATCGAACTGATCCGGCAATTGCACGCCCAGGCCGACCACCAGCACTTTGAACAACTCGCCCATTTCTGCCGGCGAGGTCAGTTTTTGCACCGCATTGGCCTTCGGCAGATAGACTCGCGCATCCGCAGGCGAAGTCTGTAGCAAGCGATCGCCCAGCCCTGCTGCCAGCAAAAATGCCGCCTGACTCATGTAGCCAACCATTTCCAGTCCGCTGCGCACCGCTGCGTAAGCCATGGCGGTGAAATCGACGTGCGCGGTAATGTCCTGCAAACCGGGGAGGTAAAACGGATCGGGGTGGGCATGATGACGATAGTGGCACATCAGCGTGCCTTCGCTGCGCTGATCCAGATAGTATTCGCCGGCCGGGAAACCATAGTCGAACAATATTGCCGCCCCGCCCTTGCCCGACTGCTCCAATCCGGCCGCGAACATCTCCGCCAGCGTACCCATGAAGCCGGCGGCCACAGGATGCACTTCCGTCAGATAGCCGACCGGCAAATTTTCCTCGTCCGGAATTTGCGCCACCAGCGCGGCATCGCATGGCCGATCTGCGTAGACGAATTTGCCATCCGTGTAAGCGACGCCGCGCTCCAGCCATGCATGCTCGCCTTTCACTACCAGCGAAACCGGCATCGCATCCAGTACTTCATTGCCCAGCACCACGCCGGAAAATGCCGGCGGAAAATCGTCCAGCCAGCTTACCTGCGGGAATCCGGCCAGCAACTGCTGCTGGCGCGCGCGTAATTCACCGGACAACTCGACAATTGCATAATGCTCCAGATGAATGCCGGCCGCTGCGCACTCGGTCAGAATATCCAGTGCCAGCTTGCCGGTGCCGGCGCCGAATTCCAGAATCTCCGGCGCGCTCTGCGCCATCAGATCGCCAGCCGCGTGGGCCAGCGTTTCACCAAAAAGCGACGTGATTTCCGGTGCGGTTGTAAAATCACCGTCTTTGCCAAGTTTTGCCGCACCGCCACTGTAATAACCGAGATCGGGCGCATACAGCGCCAGCTCCATGTAACGGGCGAAAGAAATCCAGCCGTCATGCCGGCGAATTTCTTCAGCGATCAGGTTCTGGAGCTTATGTGACGCGGCCAGCGCGTCCGGGATAGGTTGAGGCAGTTGCAGTTGCATGGCGTTATTGTAGAGAAATCAGCGGAACACACAAGCACCCATGTCCATAGACAAACAGACAGCGTCGAAAAAAACAGCCCTCGTTACCGGCGGCGCCCGCCGTATCGGACGCACCATCGCGCTCGCGCTGGCGCAACGCGGCTGGGATGTGGTCGTGCATTACGCCCGTTCGGCCGATGACGCACGCGCCACCGTTGCCGACATACAGACACTCGGGCAACGTGCGATTGCGCTGTCTTGCGACTTGAACGATGAAACTGCAGTCAAGTCGCTGCTGCGCCGCGCTTCGGCGCAATTGGGGCCGATTTCCTGCGTGGTCAACAACGCTTCGCTGTTCGATTACGACAGCGCTGCCGATTTTTCCACCGCCTCGCTGGATGCACACATGCATGTGAATCTGGTAGCGCCAGTATTGCTGGCGCAAGCTCTTTACGAAGCCACGCCCGCGCACGGACAAGCGGTCGTCGTTAATCTGCTCGACCAGAAACTGTTCAATCTGAATCCGGATTTTTTGTCCTACACGCTGTCGAAAGCAGCACTGCACAGCGCCACCACCATGCTGGCGCAGGCGCTGGCGCCGAAGGTGCGCGTGGTTGGCGTGGCGCCGGGGATTACGCTGGTTTCCGGCGACCAGAGTGAAGCAGAATTCGCGCGCGCCCACAAAGTGACACCACTGGGCCGCTCCAGCACGCCGGACGACATCGCCGCCGCCGTGTGTTTTGTTGCCGAGGCGCCAGCCATCACCGGCACCACACTGGTGGTAGATGGCGGTCAGCACCTGGTTCCCTTGCAGCGCGATGTCATGTTTGTCGCATCCTGATTTCGCCTTTTTTTCGCAGTACAACCGGTTTATTTACCTTCCAAAATTATGAATTCCTTTCTTTTCCATCCACAGCTCGCCGATTGTCGCCGTCTGTTCCTGAGCAATTACGAAGTACAGATCAATATCGGCGTGCACGAGTTTGAAAAGAAAGGCGAACAGCGCGTGCTGATCAACGTCGATCTGTTCATCCCGCTGACCGAATCGACGCCGACCGCCGATACGCTGGACGAAGTCGTCGATTACGATTTCATGCGCAGCACGATAGCCAAACGCATGGAACAGGGACATATCCATTTGCAGGAAACCTTGTGCGACGACGTGGTCAAAGCCATGCTGGCGCACCCAAAGGTACGCGCCGTACGCGTTTCAACTGAAAAGCCCGACGTCTATCCCGATTGCGAATCGGTAGGCGTCGAAGTATTCCGTATCAAGGGGAATTAAGGTGTCGCAATCCGTCATCAATGAAGCGGCCATTTCTGCACCGGCAGAAACCGCTGCCGCGCTGAGCTTCAAGCAGGGCGAAAAAATCGTCTACGAAAACAACAAGCTGCACAAACGCCTGTGCCGCCAGGTCGGCCAGGCCATCGGCGACTTCAACATGATAGAAGACGGCGACAAGATCATGGTCTGCCTGTCGGGCGGCAAGGATAGTTACGCCTTGCTGGACATTCTGATGACGCTGCGCGAACGCGCACCGATCAAGTTCGATATTGTGGCCGTCAACCTGGATCAGAAACAGCCGAACTTTCCCGAGCACATTCTGCCGGCCTATCTGAAACAGCTGGATATTCCTTTCCACATCGAGAATCAGGATACCTACAGCATCGTCAAGCGACTGATCCCGGAAGGCAAGACAACTTGCTCGCTGTGTTCGCGCCTGCGACGCGGCATTCTGTATCGGGTGGCAGATGAATTGGGCGCAACCAAGATCGCGCTCGGCCACCATCGCGACGACATCATGGAAACCTTTTTCCTGAATATGTTCTTCGGTGCGAAGATCAAAGGCATGCCGCCAAAACTGCAATCGGACGATGGCAAGCACATCGTGATCCGCCCGCTGGCGTATGTGAAGGAAGCGGATACCGAACGTTATGCGCAGATCAAGAATTTCCCCATCATTCCATGCGATCTGTGCGGCAGCCAGGAAAACCTGCAGCGCAAACAGATCAAGAACATGCTGCGCGAATGGGAGAAAAAACATCCCGGTCGCGTCGACAATATTTTCTCGTCGCTGTCGACCGTGGTGCCTTCGCATTTAATGGATAGCAATTTGTTCGGCTTTGCAGATTTGCAGGCTACCGGCGTCGCGATGCCGAATGGCGATATCGCCTTCGATGAGGAACCATGTTCGACCGGCAGCACGATTTCGAGTGTGATCCCGCTACGAACGGAAGACTGATACAAAAAACATCCCTGCAATACGTGATGCGCCTGCATGACGCAAAAAAGCCGGTGACTTCAGCCCGGGCCATTTCGGCAAAAAAAATGGCCCGCCGCTTACATTTGTTTACATGAAAATAATTTCCATCAAGAAATAAAATGATATCCTTCACATAGTTTTAACATCTAGCGTTTCGTCCTCATGGCGGTTTCGGCGCCACTTGTTCAGTCTTTTTTGTCAAAGAATACTCCTACGCGAACGCGATGAAGCTTGGCTTGGGGTATCAAAATTCGGTTTCCATTAAAAACTCTGACCGCCGCTTTATCCGGCTACTGCATACCTGTCTTTTCGACTGCTGTCGAAAAAAATCGACAGTCGCGGATTGCGCGTATCACCTTTCAGGCGAATGAGCGACGACACCGCTTTTCCTAGAATTGCCGGTGCAGCGTCATAGCATAGTCCATGAAACCAGATGCAACAGGCGTAAGCCGCTGATAACTCTGATGTCAAAACGCCCTTTCTTTTAATCCATCCTTTAATGCAGTTGCAGGAGCGGTCCGCGTGACCGACCTCACACAAACCGAAAAATGAATGACATAAAGAGTTACCTCAATAAACACTACCAATCAGGGGACAGGATCATGCTGCCTGTTCTCTGGTTACCGTTCCTCATGGCATTGGTACTGGCAGGCTGGCACGACACGCTGCACTGGGCTTTGTTTATCGGTTTGCCTGCGGCTGCGATCCCAACCGCTTTTATTTTTCTCTTCCCCGGCATGCTGCTGACGCGCTGCTCGGTCGCTGCCGCATTCATGATTTTCTGCGGCCTGCATATTCATCAGGCTGCCGGCGCATCCGAGCTGCATTTCGGGATTTTTGTCTTGCTCGCATTCCTGCTGGTCTATCGCGACTGGATCGTGATCGTCGTGGCCGCAGCCGTCATTGCAGTCCACCATCTGAGTTTTAACTATCTGCAGCAATGGGGATTCGGCCCGATCTGCTTTACCGAACCGGGGCTGGGCATCGTCATTGCGCACGCCTCCTACGTAGTGGTCGAAGCATCCGTGCTGTCCTATCTTGCCATTCTGCTGCACCGCGATGCCGTACAGTCGGCAGAACTCGATATGCGTGTCATTGCCATGACGGCGGATGGTAGTAGTCACATTGACTTGTCCGCTATCGATATGGATGCCCGCAGCAAAAGCGGCAAGGATTTGCAGGCCATACTGGTCACGTTGCACGGCGCAATCAGTTCCGTACAGAATGGCGCAGACGCAATGGGTTCCGGCGTGGCACATATTGCGAACGCCAACGTGGATCTTTCCGCGCGCATAGAAGAACTCTCCAGAACACTGGAGGAGACCTCCTCCTCGATGGAAAAGCTCACGACCAGCGTCGCGAAAAACGCAAGCAACGCGCACACCGCACAAGATCTGACGGCAACCGCTACCGCGCTCTCGAAAGATGGAAGCAATGTGGTCAACAAGCTGATCGACACGATGGGCGCGATCAATGCATCATCGTCGCGCATGTCCGACATCATTGGCGTCATCGACGGTATCGCATTCCAGACCAACATCCTTGCGCTTAACGCGGCAGTAGAAGCGGCACGCGCAGGCGAGCAGGGTCGGGGCTTTGCGGTGGTGGCAGCCGAAGTGCGCACGCTGGCGCAGCGTAGCGCAACGGCAGCCAGGGAGATCAAGCAGCTCATCGACAATTCGGTCAGCAGTGTCGCACTCGGCACGGAACTGGTCGATCAGACCGGCGCGACCATGAGCAAGGTCGCATCCAGCATCCAGCGCGTCGGCACGATTATTGTCGATATCAGCAATGCCAGCCACGAACAGAGCCTGGGTATTACGGAAATCCATCATGCCGTCGCAGACATGAAAACCGTCATGCAGCAGAATGCCGTGTTCGTAAACGATGTTGCGACATCGTCGCTGGAACTGAAACAGCAATCGGAAAAAATGCTGCAGGCGGTGAGTGTGATCAAACTACAGAACGAGGCGCAAAACCATGTGCTTGCTCTGCCGAGCAATCGGATGGAAACCCTGCGACTCAGGTAATGCGCAAGCAGCGAAACCGGATACATTCAAGCACACACGACTTCAACAACAGCGGGCAGTCTGTCATCAGGCCGCAACCGCCAGCTTGTTGAAGTCATTCATCCAATCCTGCAAGGTCTGCACAAAATAGCTCTTTTGCCTGGGCGTCGCCATGTGCATGATGCTTGCCACCATCGCGGTCGTGGCGGCAGTCGACTCATCAAAAAAAACCTGATGCTGTTTGTTACCGAAGCGATCCACGGTTTCCGCAGTAAATTTCTTCAGCATGGCAATCGTGGCTTCCCTGCCCGGCTTTTCAGTCTGGATTTTCTTCAATAGCGCGATCAGTTCCTGCTGCCTGTGTACGCGATCCTGCATCAGCAAATCATTGTTGAGAGGCCGTGCATTCGATGCCATACGGATTTTCGCTTCCTGTTCCCTGCTGAAATTGCCAAACCAGTATTCCGCCTGCTTGAGCGCCTTCTTGTAACGGAATTCCTGACGCGATGCGATATCGCCACGCAGATATTCACTGCGGAACTTGTCGTTGGATTTGGAAAATTTCTTTTCGATGTTGGCGATCTGCTCCGCGTTGAGCGAAAGCGCAAGATCTGCCAGCTCGGGCGCAGCCCGGTCGGCAATCATCAGTACGCGCGCTTTTGCATCGTTATAGTCGCCCATCAAATCGGCCGGCGTCACAGTACCCAGGTCGCGATGCTGCATGCGGCTGATCAGACGCACATATTCTTTCAACTGCGTCTTGCGATGCCAGGCAAACACCTGGTCGATGTGGTTTTTGGCCCACGGCTTTTGCTCGCTGTCGAAATCGACATAGCTATTGAGCCACCAGTAGGAAATGGTTTCACCATTGCTGTAGCCCAGCCGCGCTGCACTGCAGGCAAGGAGAGTGACGGTCAGGCAAAGAATTGCTGCTTTTTTTGCAAGAGGGCCGAAGGGACGCATGATAAAATTTTGCATTCTTTTCACTGGTTTCCTATGAATATAGTCATTCTTGCTGCAGGTATGGGAAAGCGCATGCAATCCGCGCTACCGAAAGTCTTGCATCCACTGGCGGGCAAGCCGCTGCTATCCCACGTCATCGATACGGCGCGGCAACTTTCGCCATCCACGCTGTGCATAATCTATGGCCACGGCGGCGAACAGGTGCCGCAACTGCTGCAAAGCAAGGATTTATCATTTGCCAAACAGGAACCGCAACTCGGCACCGGCCACGCTGTCATGCAGGCCGTACCGCAACTGAACGACGATAGCCCTACGCTGATTCTGTACGGTGACGTCCCATTGACCACAGCTGCTTCACTGCAACGTTTATTGGACATCGCCGGCGCCGATAAGTTGGGTATCTTGACGGTTGATCTGGACAACCCGACCGGCTACGGTCGCATCGTCCGCGAAAACGGCGCCATCACGCGCATCGTCGAACAGAAAGATGCCAATGAGCAGGAGCGCAGCATCCGCGAAGTCAACACCGGCATCATCGTTGCGCCTACCAAACAACTGAAAACCTGGCTCGCCAATCTTTCCAACAAGAATGCCCAAGGCGAGTATTACCTGACCGATATTGTGGCCAGTGCAGTAGCCGATGGCGTGCAAGTCGTTTCCGCCCAACCCGACCACGTATGGGAAACCCACGGCGTCAACAGCAAAGTCCAATTGGCCGAACTGGAACGCGTGCATCAGAACAACATTGCCCGCGCATTGCTTGAACATGGTGTGACACTGGCCGATCCGGCGCGCATCGATGTACGCGGTACGCTGACTTGCGGACGCGATGTGAGTATTGATGTCGGCTGCATATTTGAAGGCGACGTTACCCTGGCAGACGGCGTACGTATCGATGCATATTGCGTGCTGCACAATACGACTGTCGGTGCGCAAACCCACATTCGTCCCTACAGCCATTTTGAAGGTGCGACCGTCGGCACGGCCTGCATCATCGGCCCTTACGCACGCCTGCGTCCCGGCGCCGTGCTTGGGGAAGATGTGCATATCGGCAATTTCGTCGAAGTCAAAAACAGCGACATCGCCGCGCACAGCAAAGCCAACCATCTGACCTACATTGGCGACTCCACCATAGGTTCGCGCGTCAACATCGGAGCCGGCACCATTACCTGCAATTACGACGGCGTAAACAAATCGCGCACTATCATCGAGGACGATGTGTTCGTCGGCAGCGCGACGCAATTGATCGCGCCGATACGCGTCGGCAAAGGTTCGACCATAGGCGCCGGCACGACACTGACCAAAGATGCACCGGCCGACAAGCTGACCGTATCGCGTTCCAGGCAAATCACTGTCGATGGCTGGCAGCGACCGGTCAAGATCAAAAAATAAAGTCGATGAAGAAGGCCGCCATCGCCGCGCAGGCATTACACCTGCAGCAGATACCGAATATCGGTCCGGCGATGGTCAAGGATTTTCATTTGCTGGGCATCCGGCAATGCACCGATCTGATCGGAGAAAATCCTTACGCTTTGTATGAGCGCCTATGCGAGCTGACCGCGACGCGTCACGATCCCTGCGTGATCGACACCTTTATTTCTGCCGTCCGCTTCATGGAGGGCGCACCGGCCCGGCCATGGTGGCACTACACGGAAGAGCGCAAGAAAACACTCAGCCTGCGCGGCAAGTAGCCGCTTGCCTTGCTCACACCGCGATCCGCGTCTCAAACTTGCTGCGATGGATGGAGAAAAAGCTCTTCACGTTGCGCACATTCGCGTGCGAAGCAAACAGGCGGTGTACGAGCGCGTTATAGGCCGGCATATCCGCCACCTGTATCACCAGCACGAAGTCCGGCCCCGGCGACACGCGGTAGCATTGCAGGACCGCACTTTCTCCGGCGACCACAGTTTCAAACTCCACCTGCCGTTCGGCGGCCTGATTGTCCAATGTAATTTCGACGATCGCCGTCAGTCCCGCCCCTATCTTTTGCGGCGACACGATCGCGACCTGACGCTCGATCACGCCGGCATCGACCAGACGCTTGACGCGACGCAGGCAGGTAGGCGGTGAAGCATGCACGGCCAGCGCCAGATCGTTGTTGGTTTGCGATGAATCGCCCTGTAGCGCATTCAAAATGCGTCTATCCAGCTCGTCCAGCAGTATGGTGTCGTCACTCATATGAAAAATAATCGCTTATATTTGAAATTTAATTTCACTTAATCAATCAAGAGAAATAATAAGCCATTTATTTAAGTATTTAGAAAACTTATTTCACAAACCCTCATCTAGACTCTCTCACTTATACACATCATCACGAGGTAAGCCATGTGCGGTATCGTCGGCGCAGTAGCGCAACGCAACATTACTCCCATCCTGCTGGAAGGTCTGAAGCGCCTGGAATATCGCGGCTACGATTCCTGCGGTATCGCGCTGCATGTCGATGGCGAGTTGAAACGGGCGCGCAGCACCGAGCGCGTGACGGAACTCGAGCGGCAGATCGCAAGCACACAGCTGTCCGGCTTCACCGGCATCGCCCACACGCGCTGGGCCACCCATGGCGCGCCCGCATCGCACAACGCGCATCCGCATTTTTCGCGCGACCGCATCGCCCTCGTGCATAACGGCATTATCGAAAACCACGACGAGCTGCGGGATGAGCTGAAAGCACTGGGTTACGTGTTTGAGAGCCAGACCGATACCGAAGTCATCGCGCATCTGGTCGATCATTTATATACCGGCGATTTGTTTGAAACCGTGCAACTCGCCGCCAAACGCCTGACGGGCGCCTTTGCGATTGCCGTCTTCAGCCGCGATGAACCGCATCGCGTGGTCGGCGCTCGTCGCGGCTCGCCGCTGATCGTGGGCATCGGCAATGGTGAAAACTTCGTCGCCTCCGATGCGCTGGCACTGGCCGGCACCACCGATCAAATCATTTACCTGGAAGAAGGCGACGTCGTCGACCTGCAATTGCAACGCGTATGGATCGTCGATGCCGACGGCAAGCAGGTGCAGCGCGAAGTCAAAACCGTACATGCACACACCGGCGCAGTCGAACTCGGCCCGTACCGTCATTACATGCAGAAGGAAATCTTCGAGCAGCCGCGCGCCATCGCCGACACGCTGGAAGGCATCAGCGCCATCACGCCGGATATTTTTGGCGATCAGGCATTTGCCACTTTCAGAAAAATCGACTCGGTTCTGATTCTCGCCTGCGGCACCAGCTACTACTCCGGCATGACGGCCAAATACTGGATAGAAGGCATCGCCGGCGTCCGCTGCGATGTGGAAATCGCCAGCGAATATCGTTATCGCGACAGCGTGCCGAATCCGCATGCGCT
It encodes the following:
- a CDS encoding Conserved hypothetical protein; putative membrane protein (Evidence 4 : Homologs of previously reported genes of unknown function), with the protein product MSANCRAIYVLPCSAGRSFCRLLRRCCCRCWFFCWRTCCEHSGKQFFSLCGGVVMIRWVAVIFLGLTVFYALLPWILVKVGVGRIIGDVQFKLLDRIFVLPFGSTVLWSALAFLIAEVVKRTCAFC
- a CDS encoding Conserved hypothetical protein; putative CBS domain; putative membrane protein (Evidence 4 : Homologs of previously reported genes of unknown function), whose protein sequence is MDILIILGLILVNGVFAMSEIAIVTSKRIRLQKLAENGSRGAKAALDLSESPSRFLSTIQVGITLIGIFNGAFGEASLVERLTPEIALIPVLSMYAREIALGIVVVGITFGSLILGELVPKRIAMQYPEVVASVVAAPMLWLSRLMGPFVKILTGTTEFILRILGMHHKKDDAVTEEEIAGLIREGTDAGLFEKTEHDIVSRALRLDDQRVAALMTPRLDVHFIDLEDTIETNLAKIADSSYNRFPVCRGNISHIIGIVHAGSLFEQMIRGKTITSLDIEGATRPPLFVPETISAMQLLETLKKNRAELALVIDEYGEIEGIVTLSDVLGALVGDVSVIDEHHEVDGVRRDDGSWLIDGGVSFDRFRELLETDVRFPEEASGTYHTLAGFVMTFLGHIPQMSDSFEWEGYRIEVVDMDRNRIDRLLITKIDPPPEENASGEES
- a CDS encoding Conserved hypothetical protein (Evidence 4 : Homologs of previously reported genes of unknown function); translation: MQLQLPQPIPDALAASHKLQNLIAEEIRRHDGWISFARYMELALYAPDLGYYSGGAAKLGKDGDFTTAPEITSLFGETLAHAAGDLMAQSAPEILEFGAGTGKLALDILTECAAAGIHLEHYAIVELSGELRARQQQLLAGFPQVSWLDDFPPAFSGVVLGNEVLDAMPVSLVVKGEHAWLERGVAYTDGKFVYADRPCDAALVAQIPDEENLPVGYLTEVHPVAAGFMGTLAEMFAAGLEQSGKGGAAILFDYGFPAGEYYLDQRSEGTLMCHYRHHAHPDPFYLPGLQDITAHVDFTAMAYAAVRSGLEMVGYMSQAAFLLAAGLGDRLLQTSPADARVYLPKANAVQKLTSPAEMGELFKVLVVGLGVQLPDQFDRMDQSHRL
- a CDS encoding Putative drug resistance transporter EmrB/QacA subfamily (Evidence 3 : Function proposed based on presence of conserved amino acid motif, structural feature or limited homology; Product type pt : putative transporter); translation: MTLEVLRTRYGERYKWLVLLTCMIGNIAATLSATIVNVAIPDLSHYFTLGQERAQWVSTSFMLAMTLSMLTTPWLLQRFGLRRTYTGAVSLLLLGGVVGGFSVNYPMLLSMRVLEGLAAGVMQPIPAIVILRAFAAEEQGKAMGIFGFGVVLTPAIGPSVGGFLVELFGWRSIFFVVVPPCLLVFYMIRRFLPLYSQILEHAKPLDWKGLLLIGISIISLLNGLVELRADLQQALLLLLLGVGSFTAFIVYQLRTRHEPLVNMALFGYRQFAMGALVAFIYGMGLFGSTYLLPVYLQVALHYAPSQAGLVLLPAGIVLALTIPLAGRLADRYPPNVLVVIGLGLLTASFVLMANGSSATSYLLLMAWAVIGRIGLGFVLPALSLGAMRGLDIKLIAQGVSALNFARQLGGAMGVSLVGIVLEWRITVHEARQALGTDNHRNAFNETFFLVAILCAIAVVAAWYMRAKPQPAE
- a CDS encoding Putative dihydroneopterin aldolase (Evidence 3 : Function proposed based on presence of conserved amino acid motif, structural feature or limited homology; Product type pe : putative enzyme), with the translated sequence MNSFLFHPQLADCRRLFLSNYEVQINIGVHEFEKKGEQRVLINVDLFIPLTESTPTADTLDEVVDYDFMRSTIAKRMEQGHIHLQETLCDDVVKAMLAHPKVRAVRVSTEKPDVYPDCESVGVEVFRIKGN
- a CDS encoding Putative short chain dehydrogenase (Evidence 3 : Function proposed based on presence of conserved amino acid motif, structural feature or limited homology; Product type pe : putative enzyme), whose amino-acid sequence is MSIDKQTASKKTALVTGGARRIGRTIALALAQRGWDVVVHYARSADDARATVADIQTLGQRAIALSCDLNDETAVKSLLRRASAQLGPISCVVNNASLFDYDSAADFSTASLDAHMHVNLVAPVLLAQALYEATPAHGQAVVVNLLDQKLFNLNPDFLSYTLSKAALHSATTMLAQALAPKVRVVGVAPGITLVSGDQSEAEFARAHKVTPLGRSSTPDDIAAAVCFVAEAPAITGTTLVVDGGQHLVPLQRDVMFVAS